The Halomicronema hongdechloris C2206 genome includes a window with the following:
- the thrB gene encoding homoserine kinase, with protein sequence MVAAPIIVSVPATTANLGPGFDCLGAALNLQNHFQFTSLSAAPDTVDIVVQGSEAERLATDASNLVYRSFAALFRQLQQSPPAVRIDIDLRVPLARGLGSSSTAIVGGLLGANAMAGSPLDVEAIARLATELEGHPDNVIPALLGGCRLAVSHGEGGCTLCEVPWHPEVIPVVAIPEFELSTAAARQVLPQHYSRADAIFNLAHMGLLIRALETGNGDWLRQALCDRIHQPYRQSLIHGYGAVAMAARAAGAYGVVISGAGPTLLALTSAAQATSVQQAMAEGWQQQGIACQVLQLCIDAQGARYAEFPP encoded by the coding sequence ATGGTTGCTGCACCGATTATCGTGTCCGTTCCAGCTACGACGGCTAACCTAGGGCCGGGTTTCGATTGCCTAGGGGCCGCCCTGAACTTACAGAACCACTTTCAGTTCACATCACTGTCGGCAGCACCAGATACGGTCGACATCGTGGTGCAGGGCTCAGAGGCTGAGCGTCTGGCCACCGACGCTAGCAATTTGGTCTACCGGTCCTTCGCTGCCCTGTTTCGCCAGTTGCAGCAATCTCCGCCTGCCGTTCGCATCGATATCGACTTGCGGGTGCCCCTGGCCCGGGGGTTGGGGAGTTCCTCTACGGCTATCGTTGGTGGCTTGCTGGGCGCCAATGCCATGGCCGGTAGTCCTCTGGATGTGGAGGCCATTGCCCGCCTAGCCACTGAACTGGAAGGCCATCCCGATAACGTGATACCGGCTTTGTTGGGAGGCTGTCGCCTGGCAGTCAGCCATGGGGAGGGAGGTTGCACCCTCTGTGAGGTGCCCTGGCATCCAGAGGTCATCCCGGTAGTGGCGATTCCTGAGTTTGAGCTATCTACGGCGGCGGCCCGGCAGGTATTGCCCCAACACTATAGTCGAGCCGATGCCATCTTCAATCTGGCCCATATGGGCCTATTGATCCGGGCTTTAGAAACCGGCAATGGCGACTGGCTGCGGCAGGCCCTGTGCGATCGCATCCATCAGCCCTATCGCCAATCCCTGATTCATGGCTATGGGGCAGTAGCCATGGCAGCTCGTGCAGCCGGAGCCTATGGCGTGGTCATCAGCGGCGCCGGCCCCACCCTCCTAGCCCTAACATCTGCTGCTCAAGCAACTTCTGTCCAGCAGGCCATGGCCGAAGGTTGGCAACAGCAAGGCATCGCCTGTCAAGTGCTGCAGTTGTGCATTGATGCCCAGGGCGCTCGGTATGCAGAGTTCCCACCTTGA
- a CDS encoding substrate-binding domain-containing protein, with protein sequence MGHGWSLGQRPVAIGLLLSLSTIPFGGVRTVVLASDNTYLVVPESAEPEAAAGESPPTARETLQGTTLRIGGSDTLASLNQQLGRAFTQQYPGTTVDLVTLAPDAALAAVAAGTLDLAAVQRPLTPQERLQGLRSHPIQGNLAYVYAGPDPDPVLRAFFGVATDPLNREAIDQALASTPASGDAGLATADEAAAGEGGSDTSEAEPPTSQPPDPGEETAPEPTGPGPDDPVSTAPGTTAEAPTADTSPGQWWWLLLPLLGLPLLYWLWRSRRSAPSTQAPLSYSPPGPSLQGPSLQGPSLQG encoded by the coding sequence ATGGGACATGGGTGGTCGCTAGGGCAACGTCCTGTCGCCATTGGACTATTGCTGTCGCTGTCTACCATTCCGTTTGGGGGGGTGAGGACCGTTGTCCTGGCCTCCGATAACACCTATCTGGTGGTGCCAGAGTCCGCCGAACCCGAGGCAGCTGCAGGGGAATCACCACCCACCGCCAGGGAGACTCTGCAGGGTACCACCCTACGTATTGGTGGCAGCGATACCCTGGCCAGTCTCAATCAGCAGTTGGGCAGGGCCTTTACCCAGCAATATCCTGGCACCACGGTAGATCTGGTCACCCTCGCCCCCGACGCTGCCTTGGCTGCCGTCGCCGCTGGTACCCTAGATTTAGCCGCGGTGCAGCGGCCGTTGACGCCCCAAGAGCGGCTGCAGGGGTTGCGATCGCATCCCATCCAGGGGAACCTCGCCTATGTCTATGCAGGTCCTGACCCTGATCCGGTGCTGCGGGCCTTCTTCGGCGTCGCCACCGATCCCCTCAACCGCGAGGCCATCGACCAGGCCCTAGCGTCAACGCCAGCGTCGGGAGACGCTGGCTTAGCAACCGCCGATGAGGCAGCTGCCGGTGAGGGCGGCAGCGACACCTCAGAGGCGGAGCCCCCGACCTCCCAGCCCCCAGACCCCGGCGAAGAGACTGCCCCTGAACCCACCGGCCCTGGCCCAGACGATCCGGTGTCGACGGCTCCAGGCACCACTGCCGAAGCCCCAACGGCAGATACTTCCCCTGGGCAGTGGTGGTGGCTACTGTTGCCACTGCTAGGCCTGCCGCTGCTCTACTGGCTGTGGCGGAGTCGCCGGTCCGCCCCCTCAACTCAGGCACCGCTCTCCTACAGCCCTCCAGGGCCGAGTCTCCAGGGGCCGAGTCTCCAGGGGCCGAGTCTCCAGGGCTGA
- the thrS gene encoding threonine--tRNA ligase, with the protein MADSSASAASPVSLPRTSESETLKRIRHTFSHVMAMAVQRLFPKAQVTIGPWIDYGFYYDFDHPEPFTEQDLKAIKKEMIKIIKQGLPLVREEVSREEAKRRIEALGEPYKLEILADLQEPITLYHLGDKWWDLCAGPHVETTKDLHPKAFDLESVAGAYWRGDSQRAQLQRIYGTAWETPEQLAEYKRRRQEAKRRDHRKLGKELGLFLFADEVGPGLPLWTPKGTILRSTLEDFLKQEQVSRGYLPVVTPHIGRVELFKISGHWQKYKDDLFPMMGDSEDEGFVLKAMNCPFHVQIYKSVLRSYRDLPLRLAEFGTVYRYEQSGELGGLTRVRGFTQDDAHLFVTPEQLDDEFLKVVDLIQATLKALKLDNAFRARLSFRDPDLDKYIGDDAAWTKAENAIRRAVETLGMDHFEGIGEAAFYGPKLDFIVTDALEREWQLGTVQVDYNLPQRFELEYVAEDGSRQRPVMIHRAPFGSLERLIGILIEEYAGDFPLWLAPVQVRLLPVTSEQLGYSNQVADQLRSQGVRVEVDTSGDRLGKMIRNAEKAKIPVMAVIGAKEVAANSLSVRTRASGELGTLPVAGVVQRLSDAIAQRQDF; encoded by the coding sequence ATGGCTGATTCCAGCGCTTCTGCGGCTTCCCCCGTATCGTTACCTCGTACCAGTGAATCGGAGACGCTTAAGCGGATTCGCCATACCTTTTCCCATGTCATGGCGATGGCGGTGCAGCGGCTGTTTCCGAAGGCTCAGGTGACCATTGGCCCCTGGATTGATTACGGCTTTTACTACGATTTCGATCATCCCGAGCCCTTTACGGAGCAAGACCTCAAGGCCATCAAGAAGGAGATGATTAAAATCATCAAGCAGGGATTGCCATTAGTGCGGGAAGAGGTCAGCCGGGAAGAAGCCAAGCGGCGCATCGAAGCCCTGGGGGAACCTTACAAGCTAGAGATCTTAGCAGACCTGCAAGAGCCCATTACTCTCTACCACTTGGGGGACAAGTGGTGGGATCTCTGTGCCGGTCCCCACGTAGAGACCACCAAAGATCTGCACCCCAAAGCCTTCGATCTGGAAAGTGTAGCTGGTGCCTATTGGCGCGGAGATTCTCAGCGAGCTCAGTTGCAGCGTATCTATGGCACCGCCTGGGAGACACCGGAACAGCTGGCGGAGTACAAGCGGCGTCGGCAGGAAGCCAAGCGCCGCGATCATCGTAAATTGGGCAAGGAGCTAGGCCTGTTCCTCTTCGCCGATGAGGTAGGCCCGGGATTGCCCCTGTGGACCCCCAAAGGCACCATTCTGCGTTCGACCCTGGAAGATTTTCTGAAGCAAGAGCAAGTCAGCCGCGGCTATCTGCCGGTGGTGACTCCCCATATCGGGCGGGTAGAGCTGTTTAAGATTTCGGGACACTGGCAGAAGTACAAAGACGATCTGTTCCCAATGATGGGGGATTCTGAGGATGAGGGCTTTGTGCTGAAGGCGATGAATTGCCCCTTTCATGTGCAGATCTATAAGTCAGTGCTGCGGTCCTATCGGGATTTGCCGCTGCGACTGGCGGAATTTGGCACCGTCTATCGCTATGAGCAATCGGGAGAGTTGGGGGGACTGACTCGGGTACGGGGCTTTACCCAGGACGATGCTCACCTATTTGTCACCCCCGAGCAATTGGATGATGAGTTTCTCAAGGTGGTCGATCTAATCCAGGCGACACTGAAGGCCCTGAAACTGGACAATGCTTTCCGAGCCCGCCTCAGTTTCCGCGATCCGGATTTGGATAAGTACATCGGTGATGATGCCGCCTGGACCAAGGCCGAAAATGCCATCCGCCGAGCGGTAGAGACCCTGGGCATGGACCATTTCGAAGGCATTGGTGAGGCGGCGTTCTATGGTCCCAAGCTGGACTTCATCGTCACCGATGCCCTGGAGCGGGAGTGGCAATTGGGCACCGTGCAGGTGGACTATAACCTGCCCCAGCGCTTTGAGTTGGAGTACGTGGCCGAGGATGGCTCGCGGCAACGGCCGGTGATGATTCACCGGGCTCCTTTTGGTTCCTTAGAAAGGTTAATTGGCATCTTGATTGAAGAGTATGCTGGCGATTTTCCCCTGTGGTTGGCGCCAGTGCAGGTGCGCTTGTTGCCTGTCACCAGCGAACAACTGGGCTACAGCAACCAGGTGGCCGACCAACTGCGCAGCCAAGGCGTGAGGGTGGAAGTAGATACTAGCGGCGATCGCCTCGGCAAGATGATTCGCAATGCCGAGAAGGCCAAAATCCCGGTGATGGCGGTGATCGGCGCTAAGGAAGTGGCGGCCAACAGCCTCAGTGTGCGCACCCGCGCCTCGGGAGAATTGGGCACGCTGCCGGTGGCAGGGGTAGTGCAGCGGTTGAGTGATGCGATCGCACAGCGCCAAGACTTCTAA
- a CDS encoding AAA family ATPase: MDLFDHHREAQIDTEAPLAARMRPRTLDEFIGQEAVVGPGRLLRRAIQADQLSSLIFYGPPGTGKTTLARIIANTTKAHFIAINAVLAGVKDIRDAIATAQDLRGQQGRRTILFVDEVHRFNKAQQDALLPWVENGTVILIGATTENPYFEVNQALVSRSRIFQLQPLQATDLKRVAAQALADGERGYGHRLVELKPEALDHLVNVANGDARALLNALELAVETTEPQADGTIEVSLAVAEESIQRRAVLYDKDGDAHFDTISAFIKSVRGSDPDAALYWLARMVYAGEDPRYVFRRLVILASEDIGLADPQAVTVVTSCAAAFDRVGMPEGRYPLAQATLYLATAAKSNSVMAFFDALATVEQAQPQAVPNPLRDANRDKQGFGHGQGYLYPHAYREHWVAQQYLPTGLQGQVFYQPSSQGYEATLQPQVCRRREAQLAAVMEGDTTHTDILTNSPDDPVRDRWLQRTLSQTGSQLGWLRDRIFALAAPQRHHVILDLQGRSGLLTWEAVRQVPEGGVYVWVASEAEAQGLQQQAAGLPELSRPLVITGDLQALPTQLTGVRCDRIVGRHVLGIRPDKSAAIARLADLLPENGRLVLAETVYRRGQRPSALIEATSIDSALYQRWQAADEQLMRAEDDPRFDWKATTLQAHFQQAGLICGVNSEALNSQRYLSPALLQRWFTTNTSRPSYRDRLGKYLSASDLEAIAAICQRQLAGQTVSMRSQLALFVVHR, translated from the coding sequence ATGGATTTGTTTGACCACCACCGTGAAGCGCAGATTGACACCGAAGCACCGCTAGCGGCGCGGATGCGGCCGCGGACGTTGGATGAGTTCATCGGCCAGGAGGCGGTGGTAGGGCCGGGGCGACTGCTGCGGCGGGCGATTCAGGCGGATCAGCTATCGTCGTTGATTTTCTATGGGCCGCCGGGAACCGGTAAAACCACCCTGGCTCGCATCATTGCCAATACCACCAAGGCCCACTTCATCGCCATCAATGCGGTGTTGGCTGGCGTGAAGGATATTCGCGATGCGATCGCAACTGCCCAAGACTTGCGCGGCCAGCAGGGGCGCCGCACCATTCTGTTTGTCGATGAGGTGCACCGCTTCAACAAAGCCCAGCAAGATGCCCTGCTGCCCTGGGTGGAAAATGGCACCGTGATTTTGATTGGGGCCACCACCGAGAATCCCTACTTCGAGGTAAACCAGGCCCTGGTCAGTCGCTCCCGTATCTTTCAGCTGCAGCCCCTACAGGCAACAGACCTGAAGCGCGTTGCCGCCCAGGCTCTAGCCGACGGGGAGCGGGGCTATGGGCACCGCCTGGTAGAGCTGAAGCCGGAAGCCTTAGATCATCTTGTCAATGTGGCCAATGGCGATGCCCGGGCCTTACTGAATGCCCTGGAGTTGGCGGTAGAAACCACCGAACCCCAGGCAGATGGCACCATCGAGGTCTCCTTGGCGGTAGCGGAAGAGTCAATTCAACGGCGAGCGGTGCTCTATGACAAGGATGGCGATGCCCACTTCGATACCATTAGCGCCTTCATCAAGAGCGTCCGGGGGTCTGACCCCGATGCTGCTCTCTATTGGTTGGCTCGCATGGTTTACGCCGGCGAAGACCCCCGCTATGTTTTCCGACGGCTGGTGATTTTAGCCAGTGAAGACATTGGCCTCGCCGATCCCCAGGCGGTGACGGTGGTAACCAGCTGTGCTGCTGCCTTTGATCGAGTGGGTATGCCAGAGGGCCGCTATCCCCTGGCCCAGGCCACGCTCTATTTGGCCACGGCGGCCAAGTCCAACAGCGTCATGGCCTTCTTCGATGCTCTGGCCACTGTGGAACAAGCGCAACCGCAAGCGGTGCCCAATCCGCTGCGGGATGCTAACCGGGATAAGCAGGGATTTGGCCATGGCCAGGGCTATCTCTACCCCCATGCCTACCGAGAGCATTGGGTCGCCCAGCAATACTTGCCCACCGGCCTGCAGGGGCAGGTGTTTTACCAGCCCTCTAGCCAGGGCTATGAGGCCACGCTCCAACCACAGGTCTGTCGCCGCCGAGAGGCCCAACTGGCGGCAGTAATGGAGGGGGATACTACCCACACCGACATCTTGACCAACAGTCCTGACGACCCGGTCCGGGACCGTTGGTTGCAGCGCACCCTGTCCCAGACGGGGAGTCAACTAGGGTGGCTGCGCGATCGCATCTTTGCCTTGGCCGCGCCCCAACGCCATCACGTGATTCTAGACCTGCAGGGGCGTAGCGGCTTACTCACCTGGGAAGCGGTGCGCCAGGTGCCGGAGGGCGGGGTCTATGTCTGGGTAGCGTCCGAGGCGGAGGCTCAAGGGTTGCAGCAACAGGCAGCTGGGTTACCGGAGCTGAGCCGGCCCCTGGTGATCACGGGGGACCTGCAGGCGTTACCTACCCAATTAACTGGGGTCCGCTGCGATCGCATCGTCGGTCGCCATGTGCTAGGCATCCGGCCGGATAAGTCCGCAGCCATCGCCAGGCTGGCTGACCTCTTGCCTGAGAACGGACGGTTGGTCCTGGCCGAGACCGTTTATCGCCGCGGCCAACGCCCCTCGGCCCTAATCGAGGCCACCTCGATAGACTCAGCTCTCTACCAGCGCTGGCAGGCCGCCGATGAGCAGCTGATGCGGGCCGAGGACGATCCCCGCTTCGACTGGAAGGCCACCACCCTGCAGGCCCATTTTCAGCAAGCCGGTCTCATCTGTGGCGTCAACAGCGAGGCCCTCAACAGCCAGCGCTATCTCTCCCCAGCCCTGTTGCAGCGCTGGTTTACCACCAATACCTCCCGGCCCAGCTACCGCGATCGCCTGGGCAAGTATCTGTCTGCCTCAGACTTGGAGGCGATTGCAGCCATCTGTCAGCGACAATTAGCGGGGCAGACCGTATCGATGCGATCGCAGCTAGCCTTGTTCGTCGTCCATCGGTAA
- a CDS encoding serine/threonine phosphatase, which yields MFVCPHCQFKNPHQNRFCQQCGEPLQLWRAILSPISSTDNIAQFSLDASYLDTQQQRYQLPIPLPALPSGTEVEFLVLDCQPEMPSALDTIDATETSEQLLEEDTLVDVPKLAYPYLLLQAHFFPAIPDLHTAWQTDTHAVLLIEDRSQWQKLTELWGQESVAPLERVHWLYEMAELWDALKDWDAQSSLLEQDNLRVDDDQILCLRRLYSTPATQHTLQDLGLFWHRLLRQGGQAAVPALVNLALAVSNGDITTATDIKAQLADIAEDLPTDDDEVTTPDALPRSAAREPMPMSAAEEREGLMSQEWDELTDELTLDELDQASEADETAEGSDYPTMVLPMKLVSLDHIGQTHVGCQRDHNEDFFCALTELCKVDSPEDATLSARGLYVLCDGMGGHAGGEVASALAVKTLQTYFREHWDDLPSQASLQEAIEQANQAIFELNQAESRSGSGRMGTTLVMVMLQDTQAVVAHVGDSRLYGYTRRLGLKQITLDHEVGQREIQRGVEPAIAYTRPDAYQLTQALGPRDHHSIVPSIQYFDIAEDTLFLLCSDGLSDNDLPERYCETHVAPLLRSHTDLDEGVAQLIDLANEHNGHDNITVVAIRLKLRPNLEEMPNR from the coding sequence ATGTTTGTGTGTCCTCACTGCCAGTTTAAAAATCCCCATCAGAATCGATTCTGCCAACAGTGCGGTGAGCCGCTGCAGCTCTGGCGAGCCATTCTGAGTCCGATATCGTCGACAGATAACATCGCCCAGTTTTCTTTGGACGCCAGCTATCTCGATACCCAGCAACAGCGCTATCAGCTCCCTATTCCTCTACCCGCGTTGCCCTCTGGGACAGAGGTGGAATTTTTAGTGTTGGATTGTCAGCCAGAGATGCCGTCGGCCCTGGATACCATTGATGCTACGGAGACCTCTGAACAGTTGTTGGAGGAAGATACTCTGGTCGATGTGCCAAAGCTGGCCTATCCCTATTTGCTCTTGCAGGCTCACTTTTTCCCAGCGATTCCCGATCTCCACACGGCCTGGCAAACAGATACTCACGCGGTACTGCTGATAGAAGATCGCTCCCAATGGCAGAAGCTAACGGAGTTGTGGGGCCAGGAAAGTGTTGCTCCCTTGGAACGGGTGCATTGGTTGTACGAGATGGCGGAGTTATGGGATGCCTTGAAGGATTGGGATGCCCAATCCAGTTTGCTAGAGCAGGATAACCTGCGGGTAGATGATGATCAAATTCTTTGTCTGAGGCGGTTGTACTCTACTCCTGCAACTCAGCATACGCTGCAAGATCTGGGGCTGTTCTGGCACCGCTTGCTACGGCAGGGGGGGCAGGCGGCGGTCCCCGCTTTGGTGAATTTGGCGTTGGCGGTCAGCAATGGTGACATCACGACCGCCACCGACATCAAGGCCCAGCTGGCTGACATTGCCGAGGACTTGCCCACCGATGACGATGAGGTAACAACGCCCGATGCCTTGCCCAGATCAGCTGCTCGGGAGCCGATGCCGATGTCGGCGGCAGAGGAAAGGGAGGGGTTAATGTCTCAGGAATGGGATGAGCTAACCGATGAGCTAACCCTGGATGAGTTGGATCAGGCGTCTGAGGCTGATGAGACTGCTGAAGGATCTGACTACCCCACCATGGTACTGCCCATGAAGCTGGTTAGTCTCGATCATATTGGCCAGACCCATGTGGGCTGCCAGCGTGACCACAATGAAGACTTTTTCTGTGCCCTGACTGAGTTGTGTAAGGTGGATAGTCCCGAAGACGCCACGTTGTCAGCGCGAGGGTTGTATGTGTTGTGTGATGGCATGGGGGGACACGCAGGGGGAGAAGTTGCCAGCGCCCTGGCTGTTAAAACGCTGCAGACCTACTTTCGGGAGCATTGGGATGACTTGCCAAGCCAGGCGAGTCTGCAGGAGGCAATTGAACAGGCTAACCAGGCTATTTTTGAGCTGAACCAAGCTGAGAGTCGCTCGGGTAGTGGTCGCATGGGCACGACACTGGTGATGGTGATGCTGCAGGATACCCAAGCAGTGGTGGCCCATGTCGGAGATAGTCGCCTCTATGGCTATACTCGTCGTTTGGGCCTAAAGCAAATCACTCTAGACCACGAGGTCGGTCAGCGGGAGATTCAACGGGGGGTTGAACCGGCGATTGCCTACACTCGCCCCGATGCCTATCAGCTGACCCAGGCCCTAGGACCGCGAGATCACCATAGCATCGTTCCTAGCATCCAATATTTTGATATTGCAGAGGATACGCTATTTCTACTGTGCTCTGATGGCCTCAGTGATAATGACCTGCCAGAACGTTACTGTGAGACTCATGTGGCACCGTTGTTGCGATCGCATACTGACTTAGACGAAGGTGTAGCTCAACTCATCGATCTAGCCAACGAACACAATGGCCATGACAACATCACCGTCGTCGCCATTCGCCTGAAGCTGCGGCCCAACCTAGAAGAGATGCCTAACCGCTGA
- a CDS encoding DUF4327 family protein, translated as MTNQQVAHPMMKFQRQVQSLVNSKVVKSHDPLWKIALLFGNDWAYWRRELEEFDFTTQDPIEELLAVESWEE; from the coding sequence ATGACCAACCAACAGGTTGCTCATCCCATGATGAAGTTCCAACGGCAGGTTCAATCCTTGGTAAATTCCAAGGTGGTGAAGTCCCATGATCCTCTCTGGAAGATTGCCTTACTATTCGGGAACGACTGGGCTTACTGGCGTCGAGAACTTGAAGAATTTGACTTTACTACCCAGGATCCGATCGAAGAGCTACTAGCTGTAGAGAGCTGGGAAGAATAG
- a CDS encoding DUF4912 domain-containing protein, with the protein MDTQGAALAGGLAAAAAAPADAGDSPPAGEPQSPDSPWPTAQIALQPLATDAWAVTWTFSDPAQAAARLAAVPLVLKLHDATAIDLDHQPPHHTQTIPVAGISGTLPIQVAAYDRDYVAELGCTDAEHHWIRLGRSLHARIAAPTAPSESALEVADNTTEPIVAPEEISARGRPGRSTFRLGRQPRVATGCLSR; encoded by the coding sequence ATGGATACTCAGGGGGCAGCCCTGGCCGGCGGTCTGGCCGCTGCCGCGGCTGCCCCAGCAGACGCAGGTGATTCGCCCCCGGCAGGGGAACCCCAATCCCCAGATTCCCCCTGGCCAACGGCTCAGATCGCCCTACAGCCCCTGGCCACGGACGCCTGGGCGGTGACCTGGACCTTTTCAGACCCAGCGCAGGCGGCGGCGCGCCTGGCAGCAGTTCCCCTGGTGCTAAAGCTGCATGATGCCACCGCCATCGATCTCGATCATCAGCCTCCCCATCACACCCAAACTATCCCCGTTGCCGGGATATCGGGGACCCTACCGATTCAGGTGGCCGCCTATGACCGCGACTATGTGGCCGAGTTGGGCTGCACCGATGCCGAGCACCACTGGATTCGTCTGGGGCGCTCCCTGCATGCCCGCATAGCCGCTCCGACGGCTCCCTCCGAGTCTGCCCTTGAGGTTGCAGACAACACTACTGAGCCCATCGTGGCGCCAGAGGAAATCTCTGCCCGGGGCCGACCAGGTAGATCAACCTTCCGTTTGGGCCGACAGCCCCGAGTTGCGACAGGCTGCCTCAGCCGCTAG
- a CDS encoding pseudouridine synthase, with the protein MPYRYLLFYKPYHVLSQFRAPDSQRSTLQDYIPTKGVYPVGRLDYDSEGLMLLSDHGQLQHRLSHPRYGHPRTYWVQVEHLPGEAALEQLRRGVTVQGKLTQPAQVRRLFPEPRLPPRDPPIRVRKTVPTAWIEVTLGEGRNRQVRRMTAAVGHPTLRLVRVAIAHLQLAGLTPGEWRFLTDQEQASLLALMKRQPE; encoded by the coding sequence ATGCCCTATCGTTATCTACTATTCTATAAGCCCTATCACGTTCTCAGTCAGTTTCGGGCTCCTGATTCTCAACGATCTACCCTGCAGGACTATATTCCGACAAAAGGCGTGTATCCTGTGGGGCGTCTAGATTACGACAGTGAGGGCCTGATGTTACTGAGCGATCATGGACAACTGCAGCATCGCCTTAGCCACCCTCGCTACGGTCATCCTCGCACCTACTGGGTTCAGGTAGAGCATTTGCCTGGAGAAGCGGCTTTGGAGCAGCTGCGTCGGGGCGTGACGGTCCAGGGGAAATTGACCCAGCCAGCCCAGGTACGACGGCTCTTTCCGGAACCGCGGTTACCTCCCCGGGACCCGCCGATTCGCGTTCGTAAAACAGTGCCCACGGCCTGGATAGAAGTGACCCTGGGGGAAGGTCGAAATCGCCAGGTACGGCGGATGACAGCGGCCGTAGGGCATCCTACCCTGCGACTAGTTCGAGTTGCCATTGCCCATTTGCAGCTAGCGGGACTCACCCCAGGAGAATGGCGCTTTCTCACGGATCAGGAGCAAGCATCGCTGCTAGCCCTGATGAAACGCCAACCTGAATAG
- a CDS encoding DUF4912 domain-containing protein produces the protein MAQPQQVLLAQWTLPDLVRATLCDRKLPLGLRLYDATAIDLDRQPAHAVYDYPCEGLSSLRITAPVGERDYVAELGYYTPEGQWHGLVRSLHQRASITEVTESAHATDAPEAISAPVEPASFPPAPSLPRTPLRVGCQQHLTIDSQQHSYGLDAEQTSSLEQVATTTSLVPGTYLIGIEKGGVSCFGNSQFEPEPWVLVWLHGGQFILHKTGVETTIAWVVLNGYADTLTLDVLEPTQLSALVVDTQVEARLGQISLLILPDADA, from the coding sequence GTGGCCCAGCCCCAGCAAGTCTTACTGGCCCAGTGGACCCTGCCCGATCTCGTGCGGGCAACCCTATGCGATCGCAAGCTGCCTCTCGGCCTGCGCCTCTATGACGCCACCGCCATTGACCTAGATCGACAACCCGCCCACGCGGTCTATGACTATCCCTGTGAAGGACTCTCATCCCTGCGAATCACCGCTCCTGTCGGAGAGCGCGACTATGTGGCCGAGTTAGGCTACTACACCCCCGAGGGCCAGTGGCATGGGTTGGTGCGGTCTCTCCATCAACGGGCCTCGATTACCGAGGTCACTGAGTCCGCCCATGCCACTGATGCCCCCGAGGCGATATCCGCTCCGGTTGAGCCCGCCTCCTTTCCCCCAGCCCCATCCCTGCCGAGGACTCCACTCCGGGTAGGCTGCCAACAGCACCTCACCATCGATAGCCAACAGCACAGCTATGGCCTAGATGCCGAGCAAACATCTAGTTTAGAACAGGTAGCCACTACCACCTCCCTGGTGCCGGGCACCTATTTAATCGGTATCGAGAAGGGGGGCGTGAGCTGCTTTGGCAATAGCCAATTCGAGCCCGAGCCCTGGGTGCTGGTGTGGTTGCACGGCGGCCAGTTCATCCTGCACAAAACCGGCGTTGAGACGACTATCGCCTGGGTGGTACTCAATGGCTATGCCGATACCCTCACCCTAGATGTTCTCGAGCCAACCCAACTCAGTGCCCTGGTGGTAGACACTCAGGTAGAGGCCAGACTAGGGCAGATTAGTCTACTAATTCTGCCGGATGCAGATGCATAG